The proteins below are encoded in one region of Lactuca sativa cultivar Salinas chromosome 3, Lsat_Salinas_v11, whole genome shotgun sequence:
- the LOC111884195 gene encoding thaumatin-like protein: MTTSTISTFLLLALLFHFTNAAIFDIRNNCPYTVWAGAVPGGGQQLNPGQTWSLNVAAGTSQARIWPRTNCNFDGSGRGSCQTGDCNGLLRCQNYGTPPNSLAEYALNQFMNLDFFDVSLIDGFNVPIEFSPNSGGCTRGIKCTADINGQCPNELRAPGGCNNPCTVYKTDEYCCNSGNCGPTYFSRFFKDRCPDAYSYPKDDQTSTFTCPGGTNYRVVFCPSNAIQNIASDI; this comes from the coding sequence ATGACCACCTCTACAATTTCCACTTTCCTCCTCTTGGCTCTTCTTTTCCACTTCACCAATGCAGCCATTTTCGATATCCGAAACAACTGTCCATACACTGTCTGGGCTGGAGCAGTGCCCGGCGGTGGTCAACAGCTTAATCCAGGTCAAACCTGGTCTTTAAATGTGGCAGCAGGCACATCACAAGCTCGTATATGGCCACGTACCAACTGCAACTTTGATGGGTCGGGTCGAGGCTCGTGTCAGACCGGTGACTGCAACGGCCTCCTTCGGTGCCAAAACTATGGCACCCCACCAAACTCATTGGCTGAATACGCGTTGAATCAATTTATGAATCTTGATTTCTTTGATGTTTCTCTCATCGATGGATTCAACGTGCCTATTGAATTTAGCCCTAACTCTGGTGGGTGCACCCGGGGCATCAAATGCACTGCGGACATCAATGGCCAGTGCCCTAATGAGTTACGAGCTCCTGGTGGTTGCAATAACCCTTGCACTGTGTACAAGACGGATGAATATTGTTGTAACTCAGGGAACTGTGGGCCGACTTATTTTTCgagatttttcaaagatcgatgcCCCGATGCTTATAGCTACCCCAAGGATGATCAAACTAGCACGTTTACATGCCCTGGTGGAACAAACTATAGGGTTGTGTTTTGCCCTTCCAACGCTATTCAAAATATAGCTAGTGATATATAA